Genomic window (Amaranthus tricolor cultivar Red isolate AtriRed21 chromosome 7, ASM2621246v1, whole genome shotgun sequence):
TTAATGAGTCAAAAAATATTTTGGATATAGATGAAGAAGGGTTTATTGATGTTGATGGTACTCCAAGCCATTGCACAAAAGAAAACAGAAAGAAAATAACCTTCGATACATGGAAATATTTCAGAAAAGTTGAGGTAAATGGTTTGACTAGAGCAGATTGTAAGCATTTCAATGTTGATTTATCAATGGGTGGTAATAGTGGAACTTCTCATCTCTTGAAACACACacatattgtatatatatatatatatatgtgtgtgtgtgtgtgtgtgtgtgtgtgtgtgtgtgtatatatatatatatattgtttgaaaataaaaattatgttgtTCTTGATAATGCCACTACTAATGATGCAACAATTAAGATTTTATTGGATAAGTTTGAGAAAAGGTCGTTGATGATTGAGGATGATCTTTTGCATATGTGTTATAGTACTCAAATCTTGAACCTAATAATTCTAGATGGATTAGGGGTTACTTGTTCTGCAATTGAAAAATTCTGAGGAAGCTGGTCGTTTTTGGAGTTACCTCATATTAGTCTTGATTGTAGAACAAGGTGAAATTCAACCTACTTGATGCTAAAAATATTTCGTCATTTAAGAATATTTTTTCAAGGTTAAAGTAGTTGAATAAAAAGATGAATGTATTGTTCCTAATGATAAGGAATGAGAATTAGTTGAGCTTGTTTGTGATAAGTTGAAAAATATTTACaacataactattgttttttcTGGATACATTATTCTTGATTGTAGAACAAGGTGAAATTCAACCTACTTGATggtaaaaatattttgccattTAAGGAAATTTTTTCAAGGTTAAAGTAGTTGAATAAAAAGATGAATGTGTTGTTCCTAGTGATAAGGAATGGGAATTAGTTGAGCTTGTTTGTAATAAGTTGAAAAATATTTACaacataactatttttttttctggattaaagtttattattattaatctatttttttgaaGGGTTTGTGAGAATAAAGTTGCTTTAGATAAGTGTTACAAAGTGATGTTAAGATTATAAGATTAATGACAAAAAGTATGATTGAAAAATTTGTCAAGTGTTGGGATCAATGTTTTAACTTTTGGTTATTGTTACTATCTTAGAACCAAGAAATAAGATGGATTGTGTAGAGTTttattttagaaagttttttgATGATAATGTGGCTAACATACAATTAGTAAGAGTTCATAAATGTCTAGATAATTTGTTTTGGAGTATCAAAGAAAAaattgattgtgattgtgaatAATGTTGGGCAAAGTAGCATACAACCTGCACCAAGTTCTAGAGAAGGTGCACAAAATAAATTTACTCAATCTAAGAGAATAAAGGTTGTAATGATGAATAGGTGTGAAGTGAGTTTTTATTTAGAGGAAGATCCATTATCGGATGATGAGTTGAGCGTCCTATATTGGTGGAAAGTAAATATAAAGTATCCGATTTTGTAAAATACTACGAGATATATTCTTGTCATCCCTGTTTATTTTATTGGTTCAGAAAATGCTTTTAATACTGGAGTCAGAGTTATTAGTTCTCATTATTTGAGACTTTCATTCGCAAACTATGAACGCATTATGTACAGGAAAAAATTAGATAATGAAAGACATTAAAGGTAAAAGTCTAACTGCATTGTTTGGTACTGTTACATTGAAAATATTTCTAATAATGGTTGTtgatcttaattattttttttgtttttagaatCTCTATTTAAGGTACTTTAGAAAATGCTCATGCTTGCTCAACCATAATGGATGATTCTTAAGTTGacgaagaacaaaaaataaatgctATACAACTACTATGATTTAACTTTTTAAAGAGttttattttgatctatttttcttttaatgtaaaactaactttttatttttgtttgatgttTGTTATAGAACTTTGACGTGGTTTACTTTATGTCAAattggactatgatttataCAAGTGTTGTTTGTAGTTCGTActttatatttgaaattcatagaTTCGAACTAGTGTTTGTAATGTAATTTAAGCATATATGGATAATGTTATGAATGTtaagttaatattaaatatttataaaatagaaaaataagtcATTTAAAGAGAGTCTGaaaaaaaacaacttataaGGGGTCGCTTAGATTGACGGTAAATATTTATAgggcaaataaaattttaactagAAAAACAAATTTAGTTAGATAGATGATTAAaagaatttaattgttataaaggTGGAAGAAATTAGGtagaaaataatgaaaaatggatAACATAGCAATTAATTCTCGTATTCTGGGTTATAAATTTACCCTAGTAGAGGGTGAGGAATTTTTTACCTCCAAATGAAGGAGATCAAcctattttttattcatcttttttaatttactctcaTTTGACCTCtattacaattatttcaataacaTTATTTGCATCTCTAATTACCTTTGTTATATTAGTTGACTTTTTTATCCTCTTAAATAATTACTCTCAATCCAAAAGATTCCTAAACGTCTCAAAATTCACAAGTCTATCACATATTGACGTTTCCCCTTATGGCGTAATCTGTGAATTAATTTCTAATTAGCAATATTTCAAGAAAAGAATTCAAATATTTGATTAAGAGGGAGAAAGAGCAAGAAGTGTGTTAAAACATTTTTACTgcgaaaaaaacataaatttttgtaagagacGATCTCTCTGAGAAACCATGTTCAATTGGGCTGACCTATTATATActtttcaaaatattataagtagacattaagaataatgtaaatagatatttaaaatattaaaaatatgcactaagaatataataagtaagcattaaaaataatgtaaataggcagtaaacattaatttttaatagattGGACTTAAAATACGTCTCTTAGAGAaacgatctctcaagagactagttggAAAAAAGAAAGCCCAAGGAGGTGAGATGAAGAATACTCAACCTCTTCACAATAGGAACTATTAAAGCTCTTTCTAGatcatttatgtttttttttttctttttttttaatgttcgTGAACACCGCATTTGATATACAATAAGAGTAGCGAGTTTTCCAGCTTCCACATTGTAGGAGTTGGGTGTACActttgtttatgttttttgttttctgttaTGTTTGGCAccacttaaaataaatttaaaaattattcctATTAAAAACTAATAATCTAAAGCAAAACAAACGAGAGAAACAATAGGCATAATCAATAAAAACACACCACCCAATCAAGAATCCTACACACTAAACACATTAACGGTTATTTTAGGCTGAGCTAGATGCAACTGCCTCGCCTGCATCTGCATCTGCATCTGCTTCTGCATCATCTAGAGTGGGAGGTTTTGGAATTAAACCAAGAACCTTGAACATGAGTTGATCAGCATCAAAGTCATTATTAGCTGTTGTCAACAGCTTCTCGCCAGTGAAGATAGAATTTGCACCAGCAAGAAAACACAACGCTTGCTCGGGCATCGAGAATTTAATCCTCCCAGCTGATAACCTCACCATTGCAGTCGGCATTAAAATCCGTGCTGTTGCTATCATCCGAATCATCTCCCAGATTTCAACAGGCTGATAACGAGAACACAACGAATGAAAAGAAAACTCGAATTCAAGTATTACAGATGTTTAAAGTTGAAATTTGGTTGTGCATTCAGGAATTAGGACATAGAAGAGATTTGGAATGTCCTACAATTTAGACCCCAACAGAAATATTGGTGAAGAAAAGGTCCAAAGGCCACAATAAAGGGTTCAAATATCATCCAGTAGGTAGCACAATCAGATAACTCACATACTAGACACCCTAACCATCATAAGAAGCTATACTACACCAGGTTtcttttatttgcttttatttAAAAGGTAATTGTAAACATGATAAAATAAAGAGCAAAATGTATAAACAGCCACAGTCCACATAGGAATTGTCGTTTGTATTACATAGAGCTTGAATATTCTCAATATATTTTGTAATGGAAGAATATAAGACTTATACATTTACATGGTGAAACTTTAAAATTGCTTGTTTGTAGAATTTCCCAAGAATAAGATTCTACAAATGTTATTGTCCTAGAGTCAAATCaaaatttataacaaacatgTTGAGACTGCTTTAAAACAAATCATGGTATTTAATGGGTGAAAGGTACCACAATTGAGAATCCTTTGCTTTAcgttttcaaatatttttaaaacaacaaatgaaacattACAAAACAATTGTCATTTGAATTTGATCAGCGAACCAAATCATGTACTTATTTAATACTTCACTGGCATCAAAGCATACTCCTGGGAGATGGACATTTTTTATATCCGTAAAGCAATTAATATCTTGAAGTTTGGAAGGGTTTAAGACTATTagttatatacatattttttccaTTATTCCAGttccattaagtggctcccacttaGGTTAGGGTTTAAGAGGGTTGGATGTATACAACCTTAGTCTTAtcaatgataaaactaacaaagtagATGTTTTCGATTGACTCTTCGTAGAAAATGCATTGTGCACATTAAAATGAAGTACACGTAATTTAATGATTCATTTTACTTTGCTCATATtaattataatccaaaatcaaaaaattataaattttttgcaCCGTGGAAATAAGGGGCAAAGACTAttagttaaaaaataataaagaaaaattaaaaaaatatgaaatgtCAAGGACAATGTCAAactgatattaaaaattatctaATGCAGCAGGGGGGAAGAAAACTTATCCATTggcttttactttttttactGCTACTTAAGTTATAGATTTTACCTTCTGATCTTCAAGAGGAGTGCCTTTTACAGCAACAAGCGCATTGATTGGAACACTCTCAGGGTGCGCAGGTAAAGTAGCCAATGTATATAACAATCCTACTCGATCATCAGCGGTTTCTCCAAGTCCAATTATTCCTCCTGTCTCAAAGAAATTTTAAAACCCAACCCACAGAAATAAGCAAATATTATTGATCAACTGGAATACCCATCTACatgttaataaaaataattcactATGACCTTAACGGGCTAAACCTAATGTTGTAAACGTGTAATCATAATACTTTAGCTGGATGTACTCAAAAGAAATTTCTCACATGATCAAATTCACAGCCAAAATCACacacaaaacatatataaatttCTCTATTCAATGAGAAGATATATGACAACCTCTTAAAGTGTAGAAAATGGAAACCTACCACAGCAAACATTTATCCCTGCTTCACGCACAAAGTCGAGGGTTTTTAATCGCTCATCATAAGAACGAGTAGTAATAATATTGGGGTAATACTCTCTTGAGGTGTCAAGATTATGATTGTATGCTGTAAGGCCTGCCTTCTTCAAGTCCTCTGCTTGCTGCTTCTCCAGCATGCCCAAGGTGCAGCAGACCTCCATGCCCATTTCCCTGTcagataacaaaaatatttgcAACATGGATATAAGCTTTACCAGAAATTATACAATGACAGAAATATTGTCTACAGTTCTACACTCTACAGAACTACCAGAAAACTTGTGATTTCCTCTAGCTTATAAAAATGTTGCATAGAAACTGAACTACTGAAGTCTTTGTCTTAACTTTAAAAGTCTACTACATCAGAATGGGAACATGTATTACAAACCCAAAGTTGCACTATAAAGAAGCTTCATAATATCATACATAATTTGAACCAGAAACCAACTGTCTAAATAACAGACAGACACGAAAATTAAGATGACAAAATGATGAATGATACTTCATATCAGGAAAAGCAATTATAATTCACCTTATTTCTTTCACATAGTCAAGAATTTGGTTGAAGTTGGTCTTCCGGCCTACAGTGTCCCTCCATGCAGCACCCATGCAAAATCGTGTACTTCCAGCCTCTTTAGCCTGTCAATTTCAGAAAAGATCCAAATATCAACATAGAAAAGGTCAGAAAATGCACCCAGTAAGGCAGATGCAAGATTCATTACAAAATTCCAATACCACAatgccattaaggcagcaacGTCGATGCACTTAGATCAATTTTTCAGAACAGCAATTTGATTATGTgaattgaaagaaataaaatgatCAACATACACAGGTTTCGTGTTAGTTTCTCATCAGTCTATCCTAAGCAAATAATAACGATCAATGGTCACACTTCAAGTAGAATGAACTTGTTAGATAACTCATAGTTTAACACAAATGGAAATATTAAAATGGTTCCATTACTCTGTTTTTCCTTTGGGATGAGAAAGATCAACCAGGCACTACTGTATATGAGCTTTaatagatttatatatattttacaatATTAGCTAAACTTTACAAACACAAAAGTTGCTATTAGCAAGCAACCAACAACCTCCATTCCCCTTCCCCCAAACCTCTATGGCCTTTTCAGAATCGGGGAGGTAGATAATAAATCATTTCCTCCAAAAGACTACCAGTACATCACCTGTACTTCTccaagtatttaaaaaaaaaaaaaacaaaatcaaagaaaataaacatATCTAGTTAGTATTAGAAATGAAGAGTAGTTTTATAGTTGATACAACCTCTTTACTAGTGAAAGGCCCCAATTAAGACTTTGGATTGGGTAACAATATCAACTAGCCAATATTTCAAATGCATTCCAGATAGTGACATTTAAAATTTCTTTCACCATTTGAAAGTCAATaaacgattttttttttttaaataccaaGTACACTAACTCACATGTGTCAGCAAAGATGGGAAAGAAACTCAGACCTTCTTTGCTGCCTCGATGACTGTATCCCTATTCATCATCTTTTGACCCTTCACTCCAGTATCATAGCGGGAAGACTGTGGGCAATATGAACAATCCTCACTACAACCTCCGGTCTTAATTGAAAGAAGAGTGCATTGTTGAACTTCTCTAAAATTGTGAGCATGTCTATGAACTTGAGCCTGTAATGTCATTTATAACAAAGTCACAACAGCCATTAGTGAAGGTCCAATAGATAATAGCATGATCTGAGGAATAAGACAAACACCGAAAATATGGACAAATTAGCAATATCATTTTTTACTTAGTAAGGTGTAGAGAAGAAATATGACAGCAAGAACAAAAATATCAACTCACATTATAAGTTGGAACTTGGAAAGAACATTTAACAATGACTCCTCCGTTCCTGTGAATTTGCTACATTAGcaaagttgtgttttttttttatttttagtttgtttagagGAGCATAAAACAAAACATCTGAAATATGTGAAACAAATGAGACTAGAAATTAAATTTGTGGATGAGGGTAGGGGCGAGTGTGGGTCCATTTTCCAAAACAATAAATGTTGCAAATTCTTCGAGACATACCAAAATAGAAAGTGTAACAAATTTAGAGAGACGGATGAGTAATAATTAAACATGCAAAGTAAGCCCATCCCTAATGCAAAAACTCGTATACAAGTGCAGTCATATAAGGATTGTGAGACAGGTTTCACAACCAATGCCAACAGTCTTGCAGTTGTCTTGATAGTTAAAAAGGTGAGTGTTTGTTCATTCCATATTGGAAAAATATTCATGGAATAAAAATAAGGCACTTTCGTGAAACAACAACCACTTTATACGGAGCTTGAGTTCACTGTTACAGCCTGGTTACGTCACATCTGATTTAAAATCATGGATAAACAGCCATTAAAAGCATCTATTTTAGCATATCAGCACTTATAATCATTTTTTCAAATATCTATTGGGTTCTAGAAGATTTATCATAAACTTAagctttaattaattataagctTGAATTACTATGATAAAATGGATATTTTTATGTTGACAATTCACAGCGCAAGGTCCGAAAAACAAACCATTACACCGCAAGGTGCCTCATACGCGACATCGTGCCTGATGTCACAAAAGCGAATACATATATTTAGTGTTGCCCTTGCTATCCAGCCTTGTCGGTTTATGCAAGCACCTAGACTTTCATCAATCTATCCTATAAATGTAATGTTTGACAAGATAACATCCTAAGCCCTTTTGAGTTAAGCTTAAAGCATATTCAAATGAGATCTAGCTCAGCTTATTTCCGGCTAATCCGTTGATTCAATCACATTCTTCCTTCTCCCTCAGCATACTTATAGTACAAGCTGGACGTATAAGATATGTATCCAACATTCATCTCACCACAGGAAATGTTGAGCATCAAAGCATCCAACCTTAGTTCTAAATTACGGGCATGGTCCAAAATGCAGTAGTTTCAGCTAATAATACAAGTGGAGCTCAATTTGTTTATTCGTTACATGTTTGTTAGTATGTAATGTATTCTGATCCATTGATTAGGTGGTTggtacttcctccattccaaaATAGATGCAATATTagtaattttacattattcctTCATCCCATTAATTTATGTTTAGGTTATAACCTATAAGTTTAAATACAGTGTAGTGGAAGCTTGTTGAATTCGTCTCAAAAGCAAGAAATATTAATATCcacttttacatttttttattattttattatacaatTAATGATATCAATGATTTAGAgtacataaaaagtcaaatgtgtcaattattttgaaatgaaagaagTAATATATAAGTTCAAAGCATTGTAGCAATCACTTATCCCCCTTCtcatatcaataaataaaatttctagAATAAAGACTCATATTGGAACAAATCAAACTTAACCCAAATTAAGTGTCAAGTGAAACAATACCAAAATAAACTTCAATTGGTAAAAGCTTAGTAACAGCCAAATAATACAATGATGCAATAGTAAAGGGAGAAAACAACCCATGACAGTATCTAATCAAGAAAACAAGTAGAAATTTAAACAGAAAACCTAGAAAGGAAAAAAAGGATTACCCCATGAAAGAGAAGGTCAAGAATAGGAGAATCATAAATGGATTTGATTTGAGGGCGAGTCCAATCATGACGAGGGCCATCATTAATCGTTCTTTGAGCTTCAATAGCTGCAGCAGATGAAGTAGAAGAATACCAACAATAATTAAACCCTAATATTTGAGGCTTTAGAGTATGGCGTGAACATCTCATCCACAGCATTGTGTTCACCGATCTGTTTATCAAAAAAGTGTCAGAGAAAAGAAAATtcgaaaatgaaaatttgaaatttgaaattgaaaactAAATTAGTTTTGTGGTATGCAATGTGAATCTGGTGTTTGATTGAAATTTGGAGATTTGAATTCAATCCCAATTGAGATCCAAGTAGGAGGAGTAGTTTACTTATTCACTCAGTCATTGTAGGAATGGGGAGGTTGGTGGATAAGTAGGTTCCCCATGAAAATACTTCTATGTCAATCGGATTGGATTTCATTTCATTCTTAAAGtttttatgtttaaatttttgaaaatttatcttGAATAATCTTATATATTGTTCATCTGCTATAAATAAtctttattattgattatttctaaataattcatCCTTTGTATTCTTTTGCTAACATCACATCTTTCCACATTTGAATCGGCTATTGTAGGTAACTACTAGTCGTTACACTCACGTATTCTTCCTCCTTATGCATCTTCGTTGGTCTAACCCTACTCCTCTTTGGTGTTACGTACCTACAATAGCCGGTTAAAATGTGGGAAGGGGTGCTGTCagtaaaaaatatacaaaggttgaattattataaaataggaaaaattttcCTGAATAATCCCATCTATTGCCCATCTATTGTGAATAATCTTTACTATTGATAATTGCAAAATAATTAAACCTTTATACATTTTTTGCTGACAGCATCCCTTGCCATATTTTAACCAACTACTATACGCGCACGCATTATACAAAATACCTACTACAATTTTTAGCAGGTATTTTGAACTAGTTTTAGTACGCATTTAAACTAGTTTTAGTAGGTATTTTTGTATATTAAATAGGCATTTGAAATGTTTTTTAGGGAATATTTAAACTAGTTAAAGTAGATATTTTTGAGTTTTAAAGCAAATGTTGTTTCCTATTAAAGTAGGCATTTTGAACTAATTATAGTAAGTATTTTTGCATATAAAAACACTTACAACACATAACATAAACTTCTACACCAAATAACCAAAACACCTACAGCACATAACATAAACTCTTACAACACAAAACATAAGTACCTACAACAAATAATCTAAACACCTATAGCACATAACAAAAATACATACAGCACAAAACAACCTACAGTAAATACCCTAAACACACATAGCACATAAAATGAACCCTTACAgcaaataacctaaacacctacAGCCAAGGTTGCCAGGATCGGGATTCTACGCAGGATTGAAATCCTCAAGTGGGATCGAATCGTTTTATCGGATCGTTGGATCGGTCAATTCTACAAATTTGCTGAAATGACAAGTTGTATTGTGACCATGTTTATtgtttgatcattttcaatataaaaaaacactaaaaacacATAAAGGATATTAAAAACCACATTAAAAGGTAGTACTAGTGTAAAAAAAGCGAGCAACTTGTTGACAAACTTCTCTTTCTTTAAATTGTTGATCAAGTGTTGTTTGCAAATCATGCTTACTTTAATTAACAAAAGCATCCATACCTCCTCTCACTCTTTGATAACCCCCACTTTCACATTCTTCCTCACCAATGTCattaagtttttttctttttgcactAGATGCTTCTTAAGTTGCTTCTAACAATGCTCTAAATTTATACTTAACATCGTCAACAACCTTCAACTTAATACCAGTGCAAGCAAGATGACGCTTATGCCTAAAAATTCCACCAAAACGTACACCACCACAGTATTTACATTTAACTTTCTTAGCCATTTTATCAACTTCAATACAATGTTCCCAACCTGGATCAGTTCTACTACCCGATGCATTTTTCCTCTTATTAGAAGCAGATACTCTGCTATGTTGATAAAACCActcatttatttataataaacaaaaaatcataataatcatCATACAAGATTTCAATTCAATACATCATATAATTGACAAATCATCATACAAAATTAAGATTTCAAAATcagatttcaaataaaaatcaaaatcatcatAAAAATCATCATACGAGTCATCATAAACATTGTAACAAATTATCAAAACTATAGTTATTAGCaaataaatcaccataaacattGTAACAGATTA
Coding sequences:
- the LOC130818014 gene encoding biotin synthase, mitochondrial; this translates as MLWMRCSRHTLKPQILGFNYCWYSSTSSAAAIEAQRTINDGPRHDWTRPQIKSIYDSPILDLLFHGAQVHRHAHNFREVQQCTLLSIKTGGCSEDCSYCPQSSRYDTGVKGQKMMNRDTVIEAAKKAKEAGSTRFCMGAAWRDTVGRKTNFNQILDYVKEIREMGMEVCCTLGMLEKQQAEDLKKAGLTAYNHNLDTSREYYPNIITTRSYDERLKTLDFVREAGINVCCGGIIGLGETADDRVGLLYTLATLPAHPESVPINALVAVKGTPLEDQKPVEIWEMIRMIATARILMPTAMVRLSAGRIKFSMPEQALCFLAGANSIFTGEKLLTTANNDFDADQLMFKVLGLIPKPPTLDDAEADADADAGEAVASSSA